The Pseudomonas eucalypticola genome has a window encoding:
- a CDS encoding CsbD family protein: MSGTKDKVKGKANEAMGSVKEGAGKLVGSDKLRAEGAADKAKGKVQQTVGEAKDKLSKH, translated from the coding sequence ATGAGTGGCACTAAAGACAAAGTGAAAGGCAAGGCCAACGAAGCAATGGGTAGCGTTAAAGAAGGCGCTGGCAAGCTGGTAGGCAGCGACAAACTGCGTGCCGAAGGCGCCGCCGACAAGGCCAAGGGCAAAGTCCAGCAAACGGTCGGTGAAGCGAAGGACAAGCTGAGCAAGCACTAA